A single region of the Hoeflea prorocentri genome encodes:
- a CDS encoding RNA ligase family protein encodes MSSLDGLMVEDVVITEKMDGENTTIHREGTHARSPDSRYHPSRDWLKAYAAGVSIRLSQDERVVGEYLYARHSVSYENLQSYFLGFAWIIGDEVQSWDSSMSCFEELGIKPVPLLYRGEFKPELFDEIIASLDMMKHEGFVVRTADAFKEPDMSAKMGKYVRADHVQSETHWMRSKLIPNRLAGE; translated from the coding sequence ATGTCTTCGCTTGATGGTCTTATGGTTGAAGATGTTGTGATCACCGAGAAGATGGATGGTGAAAATACAACTATTCATCGTGAAGGAACGCATGCTCGAAGCCCTGACAGCCGTTATCACCCTTCACGCGACTGGCTGAAAGCTTATGCCGCTGGTGTTTCAATACGTCTTTCACAGGATGAACGTGTTGTTGGAGAATATCTTTATGCTCGGCACTCGGTTTCCTACGAGAACCTGCAGTCATATTTTTTGGGCTTCGCATGGATAATTGGCGACGAAGTGCAGTCCTGGGATTCCTCAATGTCATGTTTCGAGGAACTTGGTATCAAGCCCGTTCCCTTACTTTACAGAGGAGAGTTCAAGCCCGAGCTGTTTGATGAGATCATCGCCTCACTGGATATGATGAAACATGAAGGTTTTGTCGTGCGAACTGCAGATGCTTTCAAAGAACCGGACATGTCCGCCAAGATGGGCAAATATGTTCGTGCTGACCATGTTCAAAGCGAGACACATTGGATGAGGTCAAAGCTGATACCCAACCGTTTGGCCGGCGAATAG
- a CDS encoding di-heme oxidoredictase family protein, with the protein MAKSSAQRDDLSASDRQRVASVTRPAEDFSKPERFEAMAAGAATVRDFSIKAAFDAPSASLSFEQRGDFNLGEALFAKLWVSSPASTKASDGLGPLFNARACSSCHIGNGRGRAPDGTGDAGSLVLGLRSGHGPYEIYGAQLQTRAVQGHAAEAEVTVSYEDVPVRLDDGTLVMLRKPNYDVGGLAYGALGPDTSLLPRLAPPLLGLGLVEQIALSDLEALSDPDDRDGDGISGRLNRVRDPHDGSLVAGRFGWKASQPSVRVQSAAAFNVDIGLSTTLFPQHAGDCTPAQRACLAAPHGAQAQSDDVEVSDAALDLVAFYSAHITVPARRDVNDPQVLKGKELFYRAGCVSCHQPKFVTLRDPDGGPNSFQLIWPYSDFLLHDMGEGLADPGSDPLAREWRTPPLWGIGLTQAVLKHGAYLHDGRARSLTEAVLWHGGEAAAARDAFAAMHADERRALVRFLKSL; encoded by the coding sequence ATGGCGAAATCGTCGGCGCAGCGCGATGATCTGAGCGCCTCGGACCGGCAACGCGTCGCATCGGTTACCCGCCCGGCGGAAGATTTTTCAAAGCCGGAACGATTTGAGGCGATGGCCGCCGGGGCGGCTACGGTTCGCGATTTCTCAATAAAGGCTGCGTTTGACGCGCCATCGGCAAGTCTCTCGTTTGAGCAGCGCGGGGACTTCAATCTTGGCGAGGCGCTTTTTGCCAAGCTCTGGGTGTCGTCGCCCGCCTCGACCAAGGCATCGGACGGGCTCGGTCCGCTTTTTAATGCGCGCGCCTGTTCGAGCTGTCACATCGGCAATGGCCGCGGCCGAGCGCCGGATGGAACGGGTGATGCAGGCTCGCTCGTTCTTGGACTTCGGTCGGGTCATGGACCGTATGAAATCTATGGTGCGCAATTGCAGACCCGGGCCGTGCAGGGGCACGCTGCCGAAGCCGAAGTTACTGTCTCCTATGAAGATGTGCCGGTTCGGCTGGACGACGGAACGCTGGTTATGCTTCGCAAGCCGAATTATGACGTCGGCGGGCTCGCCTACGGTGCACTCGGCCCGGATACAAGCCTGCTGCCGCGATTGGCCCCACCCTTGCTGGGTCTCGGCCTGGTCGAGCAGATCGCCTTGAGCGATCTGGAAGCCTTGTCGGATCCGGATGACCGCGACGGTGACGGTATTTCCGGTCGGCTCAACCGCGTACGTGATCCGCATGACGGTTCATTGGTTGCCGGGCGCTTTGGCTGGAAAGCCTCGCAGCCCTCGGTACGTGTCCAATCCGCCGCTGCCTTCAATGTCGATATCGGCCTGTCCACCACCCTGTTTCCACAACACGCAGGAGACTGCACGCCGGCCCAGCGCGCCTGCCTTGCCGCGCCTCACGGTGCACAAGCGCAGTCCGACGATGTGGAAGTATCCGATGCGGCCCTCGATCTTGTCGCTTTTTACAGTGCCCATATCACCGTTCCGGCAAGGCGTGACGTGAACGACCCGCAGGTCCTGAAGGGCAAGGAACTGTTTTACCGCGCCGGCTGCGTGTCCTGCCACCAGCCCAAGTTTGTGACCTTGCGCGATCCTGATGGCGGTCCCAATTCCTTCCAGCTCATCTGGCCTTACTCCGATTTCCTGTTGCATGACATGGGCGAGGGGCTTGCCGATCCGGGATCGGATCCGCTTGCGCGCGAATGGCGGACCCCGCCATTATGGGGTATCGGCCTCACACAGGCGGTTCTCAAGCATGGCGCCTATCTTCATGACGGCCGTGCACGCAGCCTCACGGAAGCTGTTCTGTGGCACGGCGGTGAAGCCGCCGCTGCGCGCGATGCCTTTGCCGCCATGCACGCAGACGAGCGGAGAGCGCTGGTTCGCTTCCTGAAATCACTGTGA
- a CDS encoding long-chain fatty acid--CoA ligase produces the protein MTTASGKTASASAEKIWLKSYPEGTPAEIDTLEHSSVGGLIKKACTDNAPRPAYTCMGKTITYGELDTYASQVGAWLQSLGLEKGDRVAIMMPNILQYPIAAAAVLQAGYVVVNVNPLYTPRELEHQLKDSGAKAIFILENFAVTLQQVVGNTDVKHVCVATMGDMMGLKGLLVNFVVRRVKKMVPDWSLPGHVPFKAALAAGAGMSFKPADCGPDDVAFLQYTGGTTGVSKGATLSNRNILSNAAQNHVWLEALKRKEKLPDQLVYICCLPLYHIFALTVNAIMGMDQGAHNVLIPNPRDIPGFVKELGKYEYHVLPGLNTLFNALLANEDFRKLDFSALKLTLGGGMAVQRPVAERWRDLTGCSISEGYGLSETSPVATANRFDGDGEFSGSIGLPLPSTDIDIRDDDGKSLPLGEVGEICIRGPQVMVGYWNRPDETAKVMTEDNFFRSGDMGYMDEDGYVRIVDRKKDMVLVSGFNVYPNEVEEVAVSHDGILEAAAVGVPDEHSGEVVKLFVVKSDPALSEADVKNWCKDKLTNYKRPRYIEFRDELPKTNVGKILRRELRDEDIAKSA, from the coding sequence ATGACAACTGCATCGGGAAAAACCGCATCCGCATCGGCGGAAAAGATCTGGCTGAAATCCTATCCGGAAGGCACGCCGGCGGAGATTGATACGCTGGAGCATTCCTCCGTCGGCGGACTCATCAAGAAAGCCTGCACGGACAATGCGCCGCGTCCCGCCTATACCTGCATGGGCAAGACCATCACCTATGGCGAACTGGACACCTATGCCAGCCAGGTTGGCGCATGGCTGCAATCGCTCGGCCTTGAAAAGGGCGACCGTGTCGCAATCATGATGCCGAACATCCTGCAATATCCGATTGCGGCGGCGGCGGTGCTGCAGGCCGGTTATGTGGTGGTCAACGTCAACCCGCTCTACACGCCGCGCGAACTGGAACACCAGCTCAAGGACTCGGGCGCCAAGGCGATCTTCATCCTAGAAAACTTCGCCGTGACCCTTCAGCAGGTCGTCGGCAATACGGACGTCAAACATGTCTGTGTCGCCACGATGGGCGACATGATGGGACTGAAGGGCCTGCTTGTGAATTTCGTCGTAAGGCGGGTCAAGAAAATGGTTCCCGACTGGTCCCTGCCCGGACATGTGCCGTTCAAGGCCGCGCTCGCGGCAGGGGCGGGCATGAGCTTCAAGCCGGCGGATTGCGGGCCTGACGACGTCGCATTTCTGCAATATACCGGTGGCACCACGGGCGTTTCCAAGGGCGCGACCCTGAGCAACCGCAATATCCTGTCGAACGCGGCGCAGAACCATGTCTGGCTTGAGGCGCTCAAGCGCAAAGAGAAACTGCCGGACCAGCTTGTCTATATCTGCTGCCTGCCGCTCTACCATATCTTCGCGCTTACGGTGAACGCCATCATGGGCATGGACCAGGGCGCCCACAATGTCCTGATCCCGAACCCGCGCGACATTCCGGGCTTCGTCAAGGAACTCGGCAAATACGAGTATCACGTGCTGCCCGGCCTCAACACGCTGTTCAATGCGCTGCTGGCCAATGAGGACTTCCGTAAACTCGATTTCTCCGCCTTGAAGCTGACGCTTGGCGGCGGCATGGCCGTGCAACGGCCGGTCGCGGAGCGTTGGAGAGACCTGACCGGCTGTTCGATTTCGGAGGGCTACGGGCTTTCCGAAACCTCTCCCGTTGCCACGGCCAACCGCTTTGACGGCGACGGTGAATTCTCCGGTTCAATCGGCCTGCCGCTTCCCTCAACCGACATCGATATCCGCGACGACGATGGCAAATCGCTGCCGCTTGGCGAGGTCGGCGAGATCTGCATCCGCGGACCGCAGGTCATGGTCGGTTACTGGAACCGGCCGGACGAGACGGCGAAGGTCATGACCGAGGACAATTTCTTCCGCTCCGGCGACATGGGCTATATGGACGAAGACGGCTATGTGCGCATTGTCGACCGCAAGAAGGACATGGTGCTTGTCTCCGGCTTCAACGTCTATCCGAATGAGGTTGAAGAAGTCGCCGTCAGTCATGACGGCATCCTGGAGGCGGCCGCGGTCGGCGTGCCGGACGAACACTCCGGTGAAGTGGTCAAGCTGTTCGTGGTCAAATCGGACCCTGCCCTTTCCGAAGCCGACGTGAAGAACTGGTGCAAGGACAAGCTGACCAACTACAAGCGTCCGAGATATATCGAATTCCGCGACGAATTGCCGAAGACCAATGTGGGCAAGATATTGCGCCGCGAACTGCGCGACGAGGATATCGCCAAATCGGCCTGA
- a CDS encoding DUF1203 domain-containing protein gives MSIIFKALPTKTVRRLQAGLPDSNAQEPAARISDGSGVPCRHCLENVKKGATFIEFGHRPFETVNPYTETGPIFLCGDACERLEDSGELPPAMKASPQFIVRGYTGDERIRYGTGKVVPTADIVAACEQIFEDTDVAFIHIRSATNNCFYCRVERA, from the coding sequence ATGTCCATCATCTTTAAAGCCCTTCCGACCAAAACCGTCCGCCGTCTTCAGGCGGGTTTGCCCGATTCAAACGCACAGGAGCCCGCCGCCCGCATCTCCGACGGGAGCGGTGTCCCGTGCCGGCATTGTCTTGAGAATGTTAAAAAGGGCGCAACGTTCATCGAATTCGGTCATCGGCCGTTCGAGACGGTCAACCCCTATACTGAGACGGGTCCGATTTTCCTGTGCGGCGACGCGTGCGAGCGGCTGGAGGACAGCGGCGAACTGCCGCCTGCAATGAAAGCCAGCCCGCAATTCATAGTCCGCGGTTACACCGGCGACGAGCGGATCCGCTACGGCACCGGCAAGGTGGTCCCGACGGCCGATATCGTGGCGGCCTGCGAGCAGATATTCGAAGACACCGACGTTGCTTTCATCCACATCCGCTCGGCCACAAACAACTGTTTCTATTGCCGCGTGGAGCGGGCCTAG
- the pgi gene encoding glucose-6-phosphate isomerase: MIPDIRQSFLKLQSRYAGSAPMNMRDAFEQEPDRFKQFSARLDDLLLDYSKCAVDEQTMALLEGIAKEAKLEDKRDAMFAGAHINATEDRAVLHTALRNRSDEAVHDDGHNVMPDIRAVLEAMGAFCDGVRGGTITGSTGKKITDIVNIGIGGSDLGPAMTCLALAPYCDGPRTHFVSNIDGAHIADTLAGLTPETTLVIIASKTFTTVETMTNAATARKWIADTLGDDAVGEHFAAVSTALDKVAAFGIPQDRVFGFWDFVGGRYSIWSAIGLPLMLEIGPQRFGEFLQGAHDLDRHFQTAPTRENLPMLLGLIGFFHRAVCGFTSRAVIPYDQRLSRLPAYLQQLDMESNGKGVTMDGSALDGPSGPLVWGEPGTNSQHAFFQLLHQGTDIIPVEFIIAARGHETGLKRQHDLLVANCLAQSEALMRGRTLDEARAQMEAKGADTALAAHRVFAGNRPSLTLVHRQLDPYTLGRLIALYEHRVFVEAQLIGINAFDQWGVELGKELATALLPVVEGKEDAAGHDSSTAGLVDFIQAEQG; encoded by the coding sequence ATGATCCCCGATATCAGGCAATCCTTCCTGAAACTGCAGAGCAGATACGCCGGTTCCGCGCCGATGAACATGCGCGACGCGTTTGAGCAGGAGCCAGACCGCTTCAAGCAGTTTTCCGCGCGGCTTGACGATCTGCTGCTCGACTATTCAAAATGCGCGGTGGATGAGCAGACCATGGCGCTGCTTGAGGGTATCGCCAAAGAGGCAAAGCTTGAAGACAAGCGCGATGCCATGTTTGCCGGCGCGCATATCAATGCAACGGAGGACCGGGCGGTCCTGCACACGGCGCTGCGCAACCGGTCGGATGAGGCAGTCCATGATGACGGACACAATGTCATGCCGGATATCCGCGCGGTGCTGGAGGCGATGGGCGCCTTTTGCGACGGTGTTCGGGGCGGCACAATCACCGGTTCGACGGGGAAAAAAATAACCGACATTGTCAATATCGGCATTGGCGGCTCGGACCTCGGCCCGGCCATGACCTGCCTTGCCCTCGCGCCCTATTGCGACGGGCCCCGGACGCATTTCGTCTCCAACATTGACGGCGCGCATATCGCCGACACGCTTGCCGGGCTGACACCGGAGACAACGCTGGTGATCATCGCCTCCAAGACGTTCACGACCGTTGAGACCATGACCAATGCTGCCACCGCGCGCAAATGGATCGCCGATACGCTGGGCGACGACGCGGTCGGCGAACATTTTGCAGCCGTTTCGACCGCGCTCGACAAGGTCGCGGCCTTTGGCATTCCTCAAGACCGGGTCTTCGGCTTTTGGGATTTTGTCGGTGGGCGCTACTCCATCTGGTCTGCCATCGGTCTGCCGCTGATGCTGGAGATCGGCCCGCAGCGGTTTGGTGAATTCCTTCAGGGCGCGCATGATCTCGACCGGCATTTCCAGACAGCGCCGACACGTGAGAACCTGCCGATGCTGCTCGGACTCATCGGGTTTTTCCACCGGGCCGTCTGTGGTTTCACCTCGCGCGCCGTGATCCCTTACGACCAGCGCCTGTCGCGCCTGCCCGCCTATCTGCAGCAGCTCGATATGGAATCAAACGGCAAGGGCGTGACGATGGACGGGTCGGCGCTCGATGGTCCGTCGGGGCCGCTGGTGTGGGGCGAGCCGGGCACCAACAGCCAGCACGCTTTCTTCCAGCTCCTGCATCAGGGAACCGATATCATCCCGGTTGAGTTCATCATTGCGGCCAGGGGTCATGAGACGGGCCTGAAACGCCAGCATGACCTGCTTGTCGCCAACTGCCTGGCGCAGTCCGAAGCGCTTATGCGCGGACGCACACTCGATGAAGCACGCGCGCAGATGGAGGCCAAGGGAGCCGATACCGCGCTGGCGGCGCACCGAGTCTTCGCCGGCAACCGCCCGTCGCTGACCCTCGTTCACCGGCAGCTTGATCCCTATACGCTTGGCCGCCTGATCGCGCTTTACGAACACAGGGTCTTTGTCGAAGCCCAGCTTATTGGCATCAACGCGTTCGATCAATGGGGCGTCGAACTCGGCAAGGAACTCGCGACAGCGCTGTTGCCTGTCGTTGAGGGCAAGGAAGATGCTGCTGGTCACGATAGTTCAACCGCAGGGCTGGTTGATTTTATTCAGGCCGAACAGGGTTGA
- a CDS encoding peptidoglycan-binding domain-containing protein: MSILRRGLSGAPVKRLQEKLGIDSDGIFGPGTEKAVKEFQKSNGLAVDGIAGPDTFTAMGLHELVLLRVGSRGAAVKKLQSELGIGADGIFGAGTKKAVMDFQSANGLAADGMAGPLTLAKMASFSGEFSAATVANAEVRADEEHFESEPLPEIKGAQPIEGSATETAPSKSVWGRVKGWFS; encoded by the coding sequence ATGTCTATTTTGAGACGTGGTTTGAGTGGGGCTCCGGTCAAGCGGTTGCAGGAAAAGCTTGGTATCGACAGTGACGGTATTTTTGGGCCGGGAACCGAGAAAGCAGTCAAGGAGTTCCAGAAATCGAATGGCCTCGCTGTGGACGGCATCGCCGGCCCCGACACATTTACGGCGATGGGACTGCACGAACTTGTTCTGCTTCGCGTTGGCTCACGCGGCGCGGCGGTCAAGAAACTGCAAAGCGAACTTGGCATCGGCGCCGACGGCATATTCGGCGCAGGAACAAAGAAGGCTGTCATGGATTTTCAGTCAGCGAACGGGCTTGCCGCCGACGGCATGGCTGGCCCGCTGACGCTGGCCAAGATGGCATCCTTTTCCGGTGAGTTCAGCGCCGCCACTGTTGCAAATGCCGAGGTGCGGGCTGACGAGGAACACTTTGAAAGCGAGCCGCTTCCCGAGATCAAGGGCGCTCAGCCGATTGAGGGATCGGCCACGGAAACCGCGCCGTCAAAATCCGTTTGGGGCCGGGTTAAGGGCTGGTTCTCCTGA
- a CDS encoding imelysin family protein produces the protein MFDELKKFAAVAPLALVVAANPAYADVDGKAVLTTYADIAEANYEDSLIAAKALEVAVGALVADPSEATMKKAREAWLAARIPYQQTEAYRFGNPIVDDWEGRVNAWPLDEGLIDYVDASYGGESDLNPLYTANVIANPKLTLGGDTIDASTITPQLLSGELHEVGEVEANVATGYHAIEFLLWGQDLNGTGPGAGNRPYTDFDEKNCTGGNCARRAEYLGAAANLLVDDLEEMVANWRTDGEARAAVMEGDVQEGIVRILTGMGSLSYGELAGERMKLGLLLHDPEEEHDCFSDNTHISHLYDVIGIRNVYEGSYTRTDGKVVSGPSVSDMVKAAQADADRELRDDISATVKAMQAIADAAEGGEAYDQQIAEGNKEGNARVQAAIDALVKQTKSIERAVAALNIDKLEFEGSDSLDNPSAVFE, from the coding sequence ATGTTTGATGAATTGAAGAAATTCGCGGCCGTGGCGCCCTTGGCGCTGGTCGTCGCTGCTAACCCGGCATATGCGGATGTCGACGGCAAGGCGGTCCTGACAACTTACGCCGACATCGCTGAAGCCAACTACGAGGACTCACTGATCGCCGCGAAGGCATTGGAAGTTGCCGTGGGTGCGCTGGTGGCCGACCCGTCAGAAGCAACCATGAAAAAAGCGCGTGAAGCATGGCTTGCGGCGCGTATTCCCTACCAGCAGACCGAAGCCTACCGTTTCGGCAATCCGATCGTTGATGATTGGGAGGGCCGGGTGAATGCCTGGCCGCTCGATGAGGGTCTGATCGACTATGTCGATGCAAGCTATGGCGGCGAATCGGACCTCAACCCGCTCTATACGGCGAATGTCATCGCCAACCCCAAGCTGACATTGGGCGGCGACACGATTGACGCCAGCACCATCACGCCGCAACTTCTCTCAGGCGAGTTGCACGAGGTCGGTGAAGTCGAGGCGAATGTCGCCACCGGCTATCACGCTATCGAGTTCCTTTTATGGGGTCAGGACCTGAACGGCACGGGGCCGGGTGCCGGCAACCGTCCTTACACCGATTTCGATGAGAAGAATTGCACCGGTGGCAACTGTGCCCGGCGGGCCGAGTATCTTGGTGCCGCAGCCAACCTTCTTGTTGACGATCTTGAAGAAATGGTCGCCAACTGGCGGACGGACGGCGAAGCCCGCGCGGCCGTCATGGAAGGCGATGTTCAAGAGGGCATTGTGCGCATTCTGACCGGCATGGGCTCGCTCTCCTATGGCGAACTTGCCGGCGAGCGGATGAAGCTCGGCCTGTTGCTGCATGATCCGGAAGAAGAGCACGATTGCTTCTCCGACAACACCCACATTTCCCATCTCTACGATGTGATCGGCATCCGCAATGTCTATGAAGGATCCTACACCCGCACCGACGGTAAGGTCGTCAGCGGCCCTTCGGTCTCCGACATGGTCAAGGCGGCGCAGGCCGATGCCGACAGGGAGCTTCGCGACGATATCTCCGCAACGGTCAAAGCCATGCAGGCCATAGCAGACGCCGCCGAAGGCGGAGAAGCCTATGATCAGCAGATCGCCGAAGGCAACAAGGAAGGCAATGCACGCGTTCAGGCGGCAATCGACGCGCTGGTCAAGCAGACCAAGTCTATTGAACGTGCTGTTGCTGCGCTCAACATCGACAAGCTCGAATTCGAAGGCTCCGACAGCCTGGACAATCCGAGCGCTGTCTTCGAATAG